In the Carassius gibelio isolate Cgi1373 ecotype wild population from Czech Republic chromosome B24, carGib1.2-hapl.c, whole genome shotgun sequence genome, one interval contains:
- the LOC128013000 gene encoding microtubule-associated proteins 1A/1B light chain 3C-like isoform X2 — protein MPPLEKTQHPKPFKLRKSLATRKQEVQGIRTKFPTKIPVIIERYQKEKFLPPLDKTKFLVPQELTMSQFVTIIRNRMTLMPSQAFYLLINNSGIASMSLTMAQLYKDHKDEDGFLYMTYASQEMFGHCYNDENR, from the exons ATGCCTCCACTGGAGAAAACACAGCATCCCAAACCGTTCAAACTGAGGAAGAGTTTAG CTACGAGGAAACAAGAGGTGCAGGGAATCCGAACTAAGTTTCCGACTAAGATCCCG gtgatcATCGAGAGATATCAGAAGGAGAAGTTCTTACCTCCGCTGGATAAGACCAAGTTCCTCGTGCCTCAGGAGCTCACCATGAGTCAGTTCGTGACCATCATCAG GAATCGAATGACCCTGATGCCCAGTCAAGCTTTCTACCTGCTGATCAATAACTCCGGCATCGCCAGCATGTCTCTGACCATGGCTCAGCTCTATAAGGACCATAAAGATGAGGACGGCTTCCTCTACATGACGTACGCGTCACAGGAGATGTTTGGACACTGTTATAATGATGAGAACCGGTGA
- the LOC128013000 gene encoding microtubule-associated proteins 1A/1B light chain 3C-like isoform X1 — protein sequence MPPLEKTQHPKPFKLRKSLDHRSATRKQEVQGIRTKFPTKIPVIIERYQKEKFLPPLDKTKFLVPQELTMSQFVTIIRNRMTLMPSQAFYLLINNSGIASMSLTMAQLYKDHKDEDGFLYMTYASQEMFGHCYNDENR from the exons ATGCCTCCACTGGAGAAAACACAGCATCCCAAACCGTTCAAACTGAGGAAGAGTTTA gATCACCGATCAGCTACGAGGAAACAAGAGGTGCAGGGAATCCGAACTAAGTTTCCGACTAAGATCCCG gtgatcATCGAGAGATATCAGAAGGAGAAGTTCTTACCTCCGCTGGATAAGACCAAGTTCCTCGTGCCTCAGGAGCTCACCATGAGTCAGTTCGTGACCATCATCAG GAATCGAATGACCCTGATGCCCAGTCAAGCTTTCTACCTGCTGATCAATAACTCCGGCATCGCCAGCATGTCTCTGACCATGGCTCAGCTCTATAAGGACCATAAAGATGAGGACGGCTTCCTCTACATGACGTACGCGTCACAGGAGATGTTTGGACACTGTTATAATGATGAGAACCGGTGA